One window of the Natronomonas marina genome contains the following:
- a CDS encoding electron transfer flavoprotein subunit beta/FixA family protein, giving the protein MKILVTVKEVAEVDDEFRISGLDIDESSLEYDLNEWDDYAVEEAVQISEENDDVEVVTVTIGPERAEETIRMALAKGADRAVRVWDDSLESAQFLDIDTKAELLAAVAEQEDPDFVLSGVQAGDDANGATGVALAERLGFEWAAVVNSLDLDADAGLASVRRELEGGVEELTDVDLPAVLTIQTGINEPRYASLRGIRQAQRKPLEVQGLDDIGLDDSVVDSPVERTEMYEPESEGDATYWEGSPEETAGELAEFLRDKGVVEG; this is encoded by the coding sequence ATGAAAATACTCGTCACCGTCAAAGAGGTAGCCGAGGTCGACGACGAGTTCCGCATCTCCGGGCTCGACATCGACGAAAGCTCCCTCGAATACGACCTCAACGAGTGGGACGACTACGCCGTTGAGGAAGCCGTACAGATCTCGGAGGAGAACGACGACGTCGAGGTGGTCACCGTCACCATCGGTCCCGAGCGCGCCGAAGAGACCATCAGGATGGCCCTGGCGAAGGGCGCCGACCGCGCGGTGCGCGTCTGGGACGACTCCCTGGAGTCGGCGCAGTTCCTCGACATCGACACGAAGGCCGAACTGCTCGCGGCCGTCGCCGAACAGGAGGACCCCGACTTCGTCCTCTCGGGCGTGCAGGCCGGCGACGACGCCAACGGTGCGACCGGCGTCGCGCTGGCCGAACGGCTCGGCTTCGAGTGGGCCGCCGTCGTCAACTCGCTGGATCTGGACGCCGACGCCGGCCTCGCCAGCGTCCGCCGTGAACTCGAGGGCGGCGTCGAGGAGCTGACCGACGTCGACCTGCCGGCGGTGCTCACCATCCAGACCGGCATCAACGAGCCTCGCTACGCCAGCCTGCGCGGCATCCGGCAGGCCCAGCGGAAGCCGCTCGAAGTCCAGGGCCTCGACGACATCGGGCTCGACGACTCCGTCGTCGACTCGCCCGTCGAGCGGACCGAGATGTACGAACCCGAATCCGAGGGCGACGCCACCTACTGGGAGGGTAGCCCCGAGGAGACCGCCGGCGAACTGGCCGAGTTCCTCCGCGACAAGGGAGTGGTCGAAGGATGA
- a CDS encoding type IV pilin: protein MSDRAAVPVVGVVLLVALTVVTAAGVGALLSATPPDGTTVAAFDCTAAPDGTVTVTHRGGGAVDPERLRVRISVGGRRLAEQPPVPFFSATGFHSGPTGPFNSAYSGSWTAGETASLRVASTNAPAIRAGASVEIRMYVGDRRIAVLETTA from the coding sequence ATGTCGGATCGCGCCGCCGTGCCGGTCGTCGGCGTCGTCCTGCTCGTCGCGTTGACCGTCGTCACGGCGGCCGGCGTCGGCGCCCTCCTCTCGGCGACCCCGCCCGACGGCACGACGGTAGCCGCCTTCGACTGTACGGCCGCCCCGGACGGCACGGTGACGGTGACCCACCGGGGCGGCGGCGCCGTCGATCCCGAACGGCTCCGTGTCCGAATCAGCGTCGGCGGCCGGCGACTGGCCGAGCAGCCGCCGGTCCCGTTCTTCTCGGCGACGGGGTTCCACAGCGGGCCGACGGGCCCGTTCAACAGCGCGTACTCGGGGTCGTGGACGGCGGGCGAGACGGCGTCGCTGCGAGTGGCCTCGACGAACGCGCCGGCGATCCGGGCGGGCGCGAGCGTCGAGATACGGATGTACGTCGGCGACCGGCGGATCGCCGTTCTGGAGACGACCGCCTAG
- the ahaH gene encoding ATP synthase archaeal subunit H, with product MARPEVLDRIKEAEREADEIVADAEEAREERIAAAREEAEEIREQAREEASEHKEERLAEAREEIEAEREEILEQGHEEREALEARADDQRDEAAEYVVELFTEAVDAQT from the coding sequence ATGGCCAGGCCAGAGGTTCTCGACCGAATCAAGGAGGCCGAACGCGAGGCCGACGAGATCGTGGCCGACGCGGAGGAGGCCCGCGAAGAGCGGATCGCGGCGGCCCGCGAGGAGGCCGAGGAGATCCGCGAGCAGGCCCGCGAGGAAGCCAGCGAGCACAAGGAGGAACGACTCGCCGAGGCCCGCGAGGAGATCGAGGCCGAACGCGAGGAGATTCTCGAGCAGGGTCACGAGGAGCGGGAGGCCCTCGAGGCCCGCGCCGACGACCAGCGCGACGAGGCGGCCGAGTACGTAGTGGAGCTGTTCACGGAGGCGGTGGATGCTCAGACCTAA
- a CDS encoding DUF7096 domain-containing protein, whose protein sequence is MQGLRAVALALLVCLGSVGAAGALQQGTGSPMVVQTAENTSNYLGPNASDVDRSGQETTSIDVAATVSANGGEVRSTFSMVSLQRKYDDAGSEEARRTVVRNGTDRLAGRVDALESREIDSIDRYAGGEIEEADLFRILSGIHAEAEQRAETARWLQNRAGELGMSEEAARLSTLRIRLTPLEGPVRDDIIEGLDGTKTTRVHAETAGGGLVLATVQRQEDGRYVYVREAYTPGIRNVRDSDRYGNFVEVFSRLTEIYPWVNEGNPGVDDPDRIGTEGARLYSIVYRYDHGELTPYLDGGTGRVVKETQRKHVDRVPTESFNRTNGADSLRVRVDTTYASGPLGVTAYDTATGQPVDASVTVNGDHVGRTGGQRLWTVAPRGQINATVTHDGETVVVETTVS, encoded by the coding sequence ATGCAGGGTCTCCGGGCAGTCGCACTCGCCCTCCTCGTCTGTCTCGGTTCGGTCGGGGCTGCGGGCGCCCTCCAGCAGGGGACGGGGTCGCCCATGGTGGTCCAGACCGCCGAGAACACCTCCAACTATCTGGGACCGAACGCCAGCGACGTCGACCGCAGCGGCCAGGAGACGACGTCGATCGACGTCGCGGCGACAGTCAGCGCCAACGGCGGCGAGGTCAGATCGACGTTCTCGATGGTCTCGCTCCAGCGCAAGTACGACGACGCCGGCTCCGAGGAGGCCCGGCGAACCGTCGTCCGCAACGGGACCGACCGGCTCGCCGGGCGCGTCGATGCCCTCGAGAGCCGGGAGATAGATTCCATCGACCGGTACGCAGGCGGCGAGATCGAGGAAGCGGACCTGTTCCGCATCCTCTCGGGGATTCACGCCGAGGCAGAACAGCGGGCCGAGACCGCGAGATGGCTCCAGAACCGGGCGGGCGAACTCGGGATGAGCGAGGAGGCCGCCCGGCTGTCGACGTTGCGGATTCGGCTGACCCCGCTGGAGGGTCCGGTCCGGGACGACATCATCGAGGGACTCGACGGGACCAAGACGACCCGCGTCCACGCCGAGACCGCCGGGGGCGGGCTCGTTCTCGCGACGGTACAGCGCCAGGAGGACGGCAGGTACGTCTACGTCCGCGAGGCGTACACCCCAGGGATCAGGAACGTCCGCGACTCCGACAGGTACGGCAACTTCGTGGAGGTCTTCAGCCGTCTCACCGAGATCTACCCCTGGGTGAACGAGGGGAACCCGGGCGTCGACGATCCGGACCGCATCGGGACCGAGGGAGCCCGGCTGTACAGCATCGTCTACCGCTACGACCACGGGGAACTGACGCCGTACCTCGACGGCGGCACCGGCCGGGTCGTCAAGGAGACACAGCGAAAGCACGTCGACCGGGTTCCGACCGAGAGCTTCAACAGGACGAATGGCGCCGACAGTCTCCGGGTGCGGGTCGACACCACCTACGCCAGTGGGCCGCTCGGCGTGACGGCCTACGATACGGCGACGGGCCAGCCGGTCGACGCCAGCGTCACCGTCAACGGCGACCACGTCGGCCGAACGGGTGGCCAGCGCCTCTGGACCGTCGCCCCGCGGGGGCAGATCAACGCGACCGTCACCCACGATGGAGAGACGGTCGTCGTCGAGACGACCGTCTCGTAG
- a CDS encoding helix-turn-helix transcriptional regulator — protein MRCRVPLLLCGLLVAALVFGAVPAGAQPSAEETRLELQLQDDGDGRWTIVATVPLDDREDVENFRSFAEAYEQGDQDFRLGVDAFRRAASEASRTTGREMTVGSANRSAELVNGTTDNGTVDRYGELQVSFTWESFARIDENGTMYVGDAFKTTNGTWLSGIGPNQTLVIRSPPGYTAPTTSPIGAEDGDLRWEGPQTFEPGYFEIVYQPDPAGPGDGLGASTLLLIGALVLSGAALLLGLYLLWRRRDGTTSDEEPPAAANPGPDATAAPDEEAKPDDPDEAEPDDEPDLELLSDEERVEYLLEQNGGRMKQANIVKETGWSNAKVSQLLSSMEEADRIDKLRIGRENLISFPDEGVTDLESGSEDA, from the coding sequence ATGCGGTGTCGGGTCCCCCTCCTGCTCTGTGGTCTCCTGGTGGCCGCCCTGGTTTTCGGTGCCGTTCCGGCGGGCGCACAGCCGTCGGCGGAGGAAACCCGGCTCGAACTCCAGCTTCAGGACGACGGCGACGGCCGCTGGACCATCGTCGCCACCGTCCCGCTGGACGATCGGGAGGACGTCGAGAACTTCCGGTCGTTCGCCGAGGCCTACGAGCAGGGCGATCAGGACTTCCGACTGGGAGTCGACGCGTTCAGACGGGCCGCCTCGGAGGCTTCCCGGACGACCGGCCGGGAGATGACGGTCGGGTCGGCGAACCGGTCGGCCGAACTGGTCAACGGGACGACCGACAACGGAACGGTCGACCGATACGGGGAGTTGCAGGTGTCTTTCACCTGGGAATCGTTCGCCCGTATCGACGAGAACGGGACGATGTACGTCGGGGACGCGTTCAAAACCACGAACGGGACGTGGCTCTCCGGCATCGGCCCGAACCAGACTCTCGTCATCCGGTCGCCGCCGGGCTACACTGCGCCGACGACGTCGCCCATCGGCGCCGAGGACGGCGATCTCAGGTGGGAGGGCCCGCAGACCTTCGAGCCGGGCTACTTCGAGATCGTCTACCAGCCCGACCCCGCAGGACCGGGCGACGGCCTGGGGGCCTCGACGCTGCTCTTGATCGGGGCGCTCGTCTTGAGCGGCGCGGCGCTCCTCCTCGGGCTGTACCTGCTGTGGCGCCGCCGGGACGGCACGACCTCCGACGAGGAGCCGCCGGCGGCGGCCAACCCCGGGCCGGACGCCACCGCGGCGCCCGACGAGGAGGCGAAACCGGACGACCCCGACGAGGCCGAACCGGACGACGAGCCGGACCTGGAGTTACTCTCCGACGAGGAACGCGTCGAGTACCTCCTCGAGCAGAACGGCGGCCGGATGAAGCAGGCCAACATCGTCAAGGAGACCGGCTGGTCGAACGCCAAGGTCTCACAGCTGCTGTCCTCGATGGAGGAGGCCGACCGCATCGACAAGCTCCGAATCGGTCGGGAGAACCTCATCAGCTTCCCGGACGAGGGAGTCACCGACCTCGAGTCCGGCTCCGAGGACGCCTGA
- a CDS encoding CARDB domain-containing protein encodes MNGRAVLRVALLVVLVATGTAAVAGTAAADGVDVDHTVGMADDPGRVDVTTRVDVPDGTPGLRVTIPERTDVYETEGFTRVNDRTYEWTRSTDEPSLSYTMGGNVTVDRGAGQRHLFAVTDEWAIVRSPRVFLREPGRSVEADQRYAVEGEGAAGPNITYLGPHRERAQTAAGQRFRLVVPEAAEMTASPGAALDSLSAASRRVPFGERDETVFVVVAPTTVEWAATGLQGGDADMWVRDVQRVDTARNAWVHEYVHTRQDYEATEATRWTIEGMAEYYAALLPYEADRIDYGAFREKMQRGTRPEYEDVRLVDPDTWRANEGDYVKGALVFGALDRRLRASEGASMDGVVASFGDREVSQSAFLEAVGETGAPETREDARRYTETTATPQVWNRSAHVAAFGGPLLRGSFEGFAVAGPYRSAGLAAPRVVAGERLEVTVAVRNAGTETGEFDVAFRVDGTRIASRRGTLEPGESTTLSFTRRFEAAGEYELRAGTATATAVVEEPAEPQVTGVSAVPDSAALGERVRLRVDVASGADRPAAGPVTVTAGGRTVTSERVAFAGTTAVTANATFDSPGEHTIRAGERTATVTVRDETPTSGRSTAAESGDGGTGSPPGGGGETTPTRADGSGPGVVVVAAALAGTLALLGRRYP; translated from the coding sequence ATGAACGGTCGGGCGGTCCTCCGGGTCGCGCTCCTCGTCGTGCTCGTGGCGACCGGGACCGCCGCCGTCGCCGGGACGGCCGCCGCCGACGGCGTCGACGTCGACCACACGGTCGGGATGGCCGACGACCCCGGGCGGGTGGACGTGACGACGCGGGTGGACGTGCCGGACGGCACGCCCGGACTCCGGGTGACGATCCCCGAGCGGACCGACGTCTACGAGACCGAGGGTTTCACCCGGGTGAACGACCGGACCTACGAGTGGACCCGCTCGACCGACGAGCCGTCCCTCTCCTACACGATGGGGGGCAACGTCACCGTCGACCGCGGGGCGGGGCAGCGACACCTCTTTGCGGTCACCGACGAGTGGGCCATCGTCCGTTCGCCGCGTGTCTTCCTCCGGGAACCGGGGAGGTCCGTCGAGGCCGACCAGCGGTACGCCGTCGAGGGCGAGGGCGCCGCCGGGCCGAACATCACGTACCTCGGCCCCCACCGCGAGCGGGCGCAGACCGCCGCAGGACAGCGGTTCCGGCTGGTCGTCCCGGAAGCGGCGGAGATGACGGCGTCGCCGGGGGCGGCGCTGGACTCGCTTTCGGCCGCCTCCCGCCGGGTCCCGTTCGGCGAGCGCGACGAGACGGTGTTCGTCGTCGTCGCCCCCACGACCGTCGAGTGGGCGGCGACCGGCCTCCAGGGCGGCGACGCCGACATGTGGGTCCGGGACGTCCAGCGGGTCGACACCGCCCGGAACGCCTGGGTCCACGAGTACGTCCACACCCGCCAGGACTACGAGGCGACGGAGGCGACCCGGTGGACGATAGAGGGGATGGCGGAGTACTACGCGGCGCTGCTCCCCTACGAGGCCGACCGCATCGACTACGGAGCGTTCCGCGAGAAGATGCAGCGGGGGACCCGCCCCGAGTACGAGGACGTCCGGCTGGTCGACCCGGACACCTGGCGGGCCAACGAGGGCGACTACGTGAAGGGCGCGCTCGTCTTCGGCGCGCTCGACCGGCGACTCCGCGCGAGCGAGGGCGCCTCGATGGACGGGGTCGTCGCGTCCTTCGGCGACCGGGAGGTCTCCCAGTCGGCGTTCCTCGAGGCGGTCGGGGAGACCGGCGCCCCCGAAACCCGCGAGGACGCCCGGCGGTACACCGAGACGACGGCGACCCCGCAGGTCTGGAACCGCTCGGCACACGTCGCGGCCTTCGGCGGTCCGCTCCTGCGGGGGTCCTTCGAGGGGTTCGCCGTCGCGGGCCCCTACCGGTCGGCGGGACTCGCGGCGCCGCGGGTCGTGGCCGGCGAGCGCCTCGAAGTAACCGTCGCCGTCCGCAACGCCGGCACCGAGACCGGCGAGTTCGACGTCGCGTTCCGGGTCGACGGCACTCGCATCGCCTCCCGGCGCGGCACCCTCGAGCCGGGCGAATCGACGACGCTGTCGTTCACGCGGCGGTTCGAGGCGGCCGGCGAGTACGAGCTCCGGGCGGGCACCGCGACGGCGACCGCGGTCGTCGAGGAACCGGCCGAGCCGCAGGTGACGGGCGTCTCGGCGGTCCCCGACAGTGCCGCGCTCGGCGAGCGGGTCCGGCTTCGCGTCGACGTGGCGTCGGGAGCCGACCGCCCCGCGGCCGGACCGGTCACCGTCACCGCAGGCGGCCGAACCGTTACGAGCGAGCGCGTCGCCTTTGCGGGAACGACCGCGGTCACGGCGAACGCGACGTTCGACTCGCCGGGCGAGCACACGATTCGGGCGGGCGAACGGACGGCGACGGTGACGGTCCGCGACGAGACGCCCACGTCCGGGCGCTCGACCGCCGCCGAGAGCGGCGACGGCGGTACCGGGTCGCCGCCCGGCGGCGGAGGAGAGACGACCCCGACGAGAGCCGACGGGTCGGGACCGGGCGTCGTCGTCGTCGCCGCGGCGCTGGCCGGAACGCTCGCGCTCCTGGGCAGGCGATACCCGTGA
- a CDS encoding electron transfer flavoprotein subunit alpha/FixB family protein yields the protein MTVLAVAEHRRGEVRDVSFELVTAGRRLADDLGTDLSLLVVGGDVDGFAEDLNRDGVDTIYTVDEGEEFNHGVYTQAIEQLHAELDPTALVTPNSVNALDYAPAVAESLDIPLVTDVIDFEADGTVEVTREQYGGKVETTYDVDADQYAITIRPAEWPKAEETGDAAIEAFDADIDADLGTTVNGFEEVGGGDVDITEADVLVSIGRGIEEEENLPLVEELADALGATLSSSRPIVDNGWLPKNRQVGQSGKVVTPDIYIAIGISGAVQHVAGMKGADTIVAINTDPNAPIYDIADYGIVDDLFEVVPELIEEFGGEAPDI from the coding sequence ATGACGGTACTGGCAGTCGCCGAGCACCGTCGCGGCGAGGTCCGCGACGTCTCCTTCGAACTCGTCACCGCCGGTCGTCGGCTGGCCGACGACCTCGGAACCGACCTCTCGCTGCTCGTCGTCGGCGGCGACGTCGACGGCTTCGCCGAGGACCTGAACCGCGACGGCGTCGACACCATCTACACCGTCGACGAGGGCGAGGAGTTCAACCACGGCGTCTACACGCAGGCCATCGAGCAACTGCACGCCGAACTCGACCCCACCGCGCTCGTGACGCCGAACTCGGTCAACGCGCTGGACTACGCCCCCGCCGTCGCCGAGAGCCTCGACATCCCGCTGGTCACCGACGTCATCGACTTCGAGGCCGACGGGACCGTCGAGGTGACGCGAGAGCAGTACGGCGGCAAGGTCGAGACCACCTACGACGTCGACGCCGACCAGTACGCCATCACCATCCGGCCGGCCGAGTGGCCGAAGGCCGAGGAGACCGGCGACGCCGCTATCGAGGCCTTCGACGCGGACATCGACGCCGACCTCGGCACGACCGTCAACGGCTTCGAGGAGGTCGGCGGCGGCGACGTCGACATCACCGAGGCCGACGTGCTCGTCTCCATCGGCCGCGGCATCGAGGAGGAGGAGAACCTCCCGCTGGTCGAGGAACTGGCCGACGCGCTGGGCGCGACGCTGTCCTCGTCGCGGCCCATCGTCGACAACGGCTGGCTGCCGAAGAACCGCCAGGTCGGCCAGTCCGGCAAGGTCGTGACGCCCGACATCTACATCGCCATCGGCATCTCCGGCGCCGTCCAGCACGTCGCCGGCATGAAGGGCGCCGACACCATCGTCGCCATCAACACCGACCCCAACGCGCCCATCTACGACATCGCCGATTACGGCATCGTCGACGACTTATTCGAGGTCGTGCCCGAACTCATCGAGGAGTTCGGCGGCGAAGCTCCCGACATCTGA
- a CDS encoding methyltransferase domain-containing protein has protein sequence MGLLEDKARARVFYRYLSKVYDTINPFIWNEEMRDEALEWFGVEAGDRVLDVGCGTGFATEGLLRQTDDVWGLDQSAHQLEKAYAKFGKRGDVTFTRGDAERLPFADDSFDGYWSSGSIEYWPDPVAALREARRVTKPGRPVLVVGPDYPKSSVFQKLADAIMLFYDEGEADRMFAEAGFEEFEHHIQQRAPGTPRAITTVAYVPEEDGETTDSEVGVEAV, from the coding sequence ATGGGACTGCTCGAAGACAAGGCTCGCGCGCGGGTGTTCTACAGGTACCTCTCGAAGGTGTACGACACCATCAATCCCTTCATCTGGAACGAGGAGATGCGCGACGAGGCACTGGAGTGGTTCGGCGTCGAGGCCGGCGACCGCGTGCTCGACGTCGGCTGTGGCACCGGCTTTGCGACCGAGGGGCTGTTGCGGCAGACCGACGACGTCTGGGGGCTCGATCAGTCGGCCCACCAACTGGAGAAAGCCTACGCGAAGTTCGGCAAGCGGGGCGACGTGACGTTCACGCGCGGCGACGCCGAACGGCTGCCATTCGCCGACGACAGTTTCGACGGCTACTGGTCGTCGGGCTCCATCGAGTACTGGCCCGACCCCGTCGCCGCTCTGCGAGAGGCCCGACGGGTGACCAAGCCCGGCCGCCCCGTCCTCGTCGTCGGCCCGGACTACCCCAAATCCTCGGTGTTCCAGAAACTCGCCGACGCCATCATGCTGTTCTACGACGAGGGGGAGGCCGACCGGATGTTCGCCGAGGCGGGCTTCGAAGAGTTCGAACACCACATCCAGCAGCGGGCCCCCGGGACGCCGCGGGCCATCACCACCGTCGCCTACGTGCCGGAGGAGGACGGAGAAACGACCGACAGCGAGGTCGGCGTTGAGGCCGTCTAG
- the prs gene encoding ribose-phosphate diphosphokinase, with the protein MIVPGVASQEIAAALSVELDEPLAAVEYDRFADGERLVRVPGTDERAVVVASTVSDRAHVELLQLQDAVRQRAEEVVTVLPYMGYARQDEAFETGEPVSARAVARAISTGTDRVVTVNPHESAVCDFFEVPCETVDAAARLADPLPSLSDPLFLSPDAGAVALAETVRDAHGSGETDYFEKHRVSDTEVEIRPSDAATAGRDVVLVDDIVATGSTMSTAIEQLSGPERVFVTCVHPMLAGSARTKLANAGADAVYGTDTVERAVSEVSAAPAIAAAL; encoded by the coding sequence ATGATAGTGCCCGGCGTCGCCTCCCAGGAGATTGCGGCCGCACTCTCGGTGGAACTCGACGAACCGCTCGCGGCCGTCGAGTACGACCGCTTCGCCGACGGCGAACGCCTCGTTCGCGTCCCCGGGACCGACGAACGTGCCGTCGTGGTCGCCTCGACGGTCTCCGACCGCGCCCACGTCGAGTTGCTCCAGTTGCAGGACGCCGTCCGCCAGCGGGCCGAGGAGGTGGTGACCGTCCTGCCGTACATGGGGTACGCCCGCCAGGACGAGGCCTTCGAGACCGGCGAACCCGTCTCGGCGCGCGCCGTGGCGCGGGCCATCTCGACCGGCACCGACCGCGTCGTGACCGTCAACCCCCACGAGTCGGCCGTCTGTGACTTCTTCGAGGTCCCCTGCGAGACCGTCGACGCCGCGGCCCGGCTGGCCGACCCGCTGCCGTCGCTTTCGGACCCGCTCTTTCTGTCGCCGGACGCCGGCGCCGTCGCGCTGGCCGAGACCGTCCGGGACGCCCACGGGTCCGGCGAGACGGACTACTTCGAGAAGCACCGTGTCTCCGACACGGAGGTCGAAATCCGACCGAGCGACGCCGCCACCGCCGGCCGGGACGTGGTTCTCGTCGACGACATCGTGGCGACCGGGTCGACGATGAGCACCGCCATCGAACAGCTGTCGGGGCCCGAACGGGTCTTCGTCACCTGCGTCCACCCGATGCTCGCCGGCAGCGCCCGGACGAAACTCGCAAACGCCGGCGCCGACGCGGTGTACGGCACCGACACCGTCGAACGGGCCGTCTCCGAGGTCAGCGCCGCGCCCGCCATCGCCGCCGCGCTGTAG
- a CDS encoding polyprenyl synthetase family protein: MEYLERRRALVEGRLEPVLDATEPDAMTERLEHVSLSGGKRVRPMVTLLAFEAAGGELAGEDGRSTPPSSTAVDFAVGIELVHNASLVVDDIIDESELRRGVDSAWAAFGHGPAIVTSDGLLGEAFALFSADERAMQVVSESMVELGEGEATELVAQPTTEGEYMELARRKTGALFRAAAELGAIAADADAYSVEAFGRYAERVGIAFQIRDDVLDATADPAELGKPTGQDEAMERPSLVQITDMTPEEANERARRESEAALEALEATDAVGSEAAGYLQDLAEFVVVRER, from the coding sequence ATGGAGTATCTCGAGCGGCGTCGAGCGCTCGTCGAGGGGCGACTGGAGCCCGTCCTCGACGCCACCGAGCCGGACGCGATGACCGAGCGTCTGGAACACGTCTCGCTGTCGGGGGGCAAGCGGGTCCGACCGATGGTGACGCTGCTGGCCTTCGAGGCCGCCGGCGGCGAACTGGCAGGCGAGGACGGCCGCTCGACGCCGCCGTCCAGCACGGCCGTCGACTTCGCGGTCGGCATCGAACTCGTCCACAACGCCTCGCTCGTCGTCGACGACATCATCGACGAGTCCGAACTGCGCCGCGGCGTCGACAGCGCGTGGGCGGCCTTCGGCCACGGGCCCGCCATCGTCACCAGCGACGGCCTGCTGGGTGAGGCGTTCGCGCTCTTCTCGGCCGACGAGCGCGCGATGCAGGTCGTCAGCGAGTCGATGGTCGAACTCGGCGAGGGGGAGGCGACCGAACTGGTCGCACAGCCGACGACCGAGGGGGAGTACATGGAACTGGCCCGCCGGAAGACGGGCGCGCTGTTCCGGGCCGCGGCGGAACTGGGCGCCATCGCCGCCGACGCCGACGCCTACTCCGTCGAGGCGTTCGGCCGGTACGCCGAACGGGTCGGCATCGCCTTCCAGATACGCGACGACGTGCTCGACGCGACGGCCGACCCCGCGGAACTCGGCAAGCCGACCGGACAGGACGAAGCCATGGAGCGGCCCTCGCTGGTCCAGATAACCGACATGACGCCCGAGGAGGCCAACGAGCGGGCACGTCGGGAGTCCGAGGCGGCACTGGAGGCACTGGAGGCGACCGACGCCGTCGGTTCGGAGGCCGCCGGCTACCTCCAGGACCTCGCGGAGTTCGTCGTCGTCCGCGAGCGGTGA